A window of the Bacillus andreraoultii genome harbors these coding sequences:
- a CDS encoding FadR/GntR family transcriptional regulator: MEYKRIQTKKIYEEVADNIMHMIKDGKLKPGDKLESVEKLAQNFGVGRPAIREALNGLRTMGLIEMRQGEGTYVKDFDPAKFTLPVTTAFLMKQKDVKELFEVRKILEVGTARLAAENCKAEDLIAIEEAIKVMENCDGDENLAQKADVDFHHAIAKATHNHLLISLMGSVSDLISETIRETRKLLLYSENYSEQLTREHKQIFAAIKSKNGELASKNMFDHLENTETVLFKYIE, encoded by the coding sequence ATGGAATATAAACGGATTCAAACAAAGAAGATTTATGAAGAAGTAGCTGACAACATCATGCATATGATTAAGGATGGAAAATTAAAACCAGGTGACAAACTCGAATCGGTTGAAAAATTAGCGCAAAATTTCGGTGTTGGTCGACCAGCAATAAGGGAAGCATTAAATGGTTTACGAACAATGGGACTGATTGAAATGCGTCAAGGAGAAGGGACATATGTAAAAGATTTTGATCCAGCAAAATTCACCCTTCCAGTTACGACTGCATTTTTAATGAAACAAAAGGATGTAAAAGAGTTATTTGAAGTTCGGAAAATATTAGAAGTTGGTACAGCTCGTTTAGCAGCGGAAAATTGTAAAGCAGAAGATTTAATTGCCATTGAAGAGGCGATAAAAGTGATGGAAAACTGTGATGGGGATGAGAATCTTGCACAAAAGGCGGATGTCGATTTTCATCATGCCATTGCAAAAGCAACCCATAACCATTTACTAATTAGTTTGATGGGAAGTGTCTCGGATTTAATTTCTGAAACGATTCGTGAAACTCGAAAGCTATTATTATACTCAGAAAATTACTCAGAGCAATTAACTAGAGAACATAAGCAAATATTTGCAGCAATAAAAAGTAAGAATGGTGAACTCGCCAGTAAAAATATGTTTGATCACTTAGAAAATACAGAGACAGTACTATTTAAATATATTGAATAG